Proteins encoded by one window of Candidatus Nezhaarchaeota archaeon:
- a CDS encoding DUF2070 family protein translates to MTVTRASRVTLIASRWPKTTIVYALGLASSLASALALLSIRGPLDPLKVLIVSLVCIWMPALTFSIVQSLILRSKIMSLRRSISNVSALLFFVLLASIVSLIAHVLGATISIEEAIIIGVILATSLNTMIIRYMTGSSLAVCGATSLIWPALTLIALNIALGTSLSRIDYVKVPVMLAFMMVPAIVISKSIDKIGEELVGLSAKKIFRAYVMNWLVGAKEDLERLFNHIGVSSEVTCNFLYILGPQNLIKGIVAIPYIHPGPLRNLGSSSLPSDLISVLESNYKATSISFHGFVTHASDITCSSDYRKFLDQVAKSVGKQSIMLLSGFSSPLIRVNVNNLSVGCQVIKGVPMVFVSGEDKGIEDMPEELRLRIEDKVKKVYGVKPILINAHNLYDEHVEVNFNEIEKGVMEAIDLALKASSDDPIEMGISRVDPPHRDGSYGLGNAGIGVLTIGFRGLRYCYIVFDANNANKEFRGAIRSMVKEMGYSDCEVFTTDNHFVVHLRGVRAKRGYHIMGERIKAEDLSEIVREALKRAETSMQEANVAYSELTMRAHVLGSVGYRSIESLVDRAIKTFKRLGASTYGVALMLLITLCALT, encoded by the coding sequence GTGACTGTTACGAGAGCGTCTAGAGTCACGCTGATAGCGTCGAGGTGGCCTAAGACAACAATAGTGTATGCGCTTGGGCTCGCATCATCGCTTGCATCCGCGTTAGCCCTCTTATCAATTAGAGGCCCCCTAGATCCATTGAAGGTGTTGATTGTAAGTCTCGTCTGTATATGGATGCCGGCACTTACATTCTCGATAGTACAATCACTAATCTTGCGCAGTAAGATAATGAGCTTGAGGAGGAGCATAAGCAACGTCTCCGCATTGCTGTTCTTCGTACTGTTGGCCTCAATTGTAAGCCTAATAGCTCATGTCCTCGGTGCCACCATATCGATTGAAGAGGCCATAATCATCGGTGTTATCCTAGCAACATCACTAAATACCATGATAATTAGGTATATGACCGGCAGTAGCTTAGCTGTATGTGGCGCGACATCGCTTATATGGCCAGCTTTAACATTGATAGCTTTAAACATCGCTCTAGGCACTAGCCTATCTCGCATAGATTACGTTAAAGTGCCAGTTATGCTCGCCTTCATGATGGTGCCAGCTATCGTGATATCTAAGAGCATAGATAAAATAGGTGAAGAACTTGTTGGGCTTAGTGCTAAGAAGATTTTCAGGGCTTACGTCATGAACTGGCTAGTGGGGGCTAAGGAGGATCTTGAGAGGCTGTTTAACCATATAGGCGTGAGCTCCGAAGTCACGTGCAACTTCCTCTATATACTGGGTCCTCAAAATCTGATTAAGGGTATTGTGGCAATCCCCTACATTCACCCAGGCCCTCTTAGAAACCTAGGCAGCAGCTCGCTCCCCTCGGACTTGATATCTGTCTTAGAATCCAACTACAAGGCTACCAGCATATCATTCCACGGCTTCGTAACTCACGCCTCAGATATAACTTGTTCGAGTGATTACCGTAAATTCTTAGATCAGGTGGCTAAAAGCGTTGGTAAGCAATCAATAATGCTATTAAGTGGCTTCTCAAGCCCCCTAATTAGGGTTAACGTTAATAACCTATCAGTGGGCTGCCAAGTAATTAAGGGTGTGCCGATGGTTTTCGTCTCCGGTGAAGATAAGGGTATTGAAGACATGCCGGAAGAGTTAAGGCTAAGGATCGAAGATAAGGTCAAGAAAGTGTACGGTGTAAAACCGATACTAATAAATGCACACAATCTATACGATGAGCATGTAGAAGTGAACTTCAATGAAATTGAGAAGGGGGTCATGGAGGCTATCGATCTTGCATTAAAAGCGTCATCCGATGACCCGATAGAAATGGGGATAAGTAGAGTTGACCCCCCTCACCGTGACGGGAGTTATGGGCTTGGAAATGCTGGAATCGGCGTCTTAACAATAGGGTTTAGAGGTTTAAGGTACTGCTACATCGTGTTTGACGCCAATAACGCAAATAAAGAGTTTAGGGGTGCCATTAGATCCATGGTCAAGGAGATGGGTTATAGCGACTGTGAGGTATTCACAACAGATAACCATTTCGTGGTACACTTGAGAGGTGTTAGAGCTAAGAGAGGTTACCACATAATGGGTGAGAGGATTAAAGCTGAGGATTTAAGCGAAATCGTTAGAGAGGCATTAAAGAGGGCCGAGACAAGCATGCAGGAAGCTAATGTAGCATATAGTGAGCTTACAATGAGAGCTCACGTCTTAGGAAGTGTGGGGTATAGAAGTATTGAGAGCTTAGTGGATAGAGCTATTAAGACGTTTAAGAGATTGGGCGCATCTACGTACGGCGTAGCCCTAATGTTATTGATCACACTTTGTGCGTTAACCTGA
- the purM gene encoding phosphoribosylformylglycinamidine cyclo-ligase: MDGWSYTKAGVDLDKVRKAHKAIATLIESTYKFREGLFGRIIRGAGHYAALIDIGGGKALALHADGVGTKVLIAQLMDRYNTVGIDCVAMNVNDLVCVGAEPIAMIDYLVMERSDDELAAEIIKGLVRGAEMAGIAIVGGETAIMPDVVKGSIEGKGFDLAGLSIGVVDLDKLILGDKIQPRDCVIGISSSGIHSNGLTLARKVLLESSRLSVHSYVEELGHTIGEELLKPTLIYTKPVLEMLRRGVEVHGLAHITGGAFTKLMRIAPRGLGFRLDSMPEPPPIFKLIQRLGNITSWEMYRTFNMGIGFCVIVPEHEAEVVTKIFESHGFKAQQVGTVVDKPHVEIVSKDETLTYH; this comes from the coding sequence ATGGATGGATGGAGCTACACTAAGGCTGGCGTAGACTTAGACAAGGTAAGGAAGGCCCATAAGGCGATAGCAACACTCATAGAGTCGACGTATAAGTTCAGAGAGGGCTTATTTGGGCGCATAATTAGGGGTGCTGGACACTACGCTGCACTAATAGATATAGGTGGAGGAAAGGCGTTAGCCCTACACGCTGATGGAGTTGGAACCAAGGTTCTAATAGCTCAATTAATGGACAGGTACAACACCGTAGGTATAGACTGCGTCGCAATGAACGTAAATGACTTAGTGTGTGTTGGAGCTGAGCCAATAGCGATGATAGACTACCTGGTCATGGAGAGGAGTGATGATGAGCTGGCCGCAGAGATCATTAAGGGACTAGTCAGGGGTGCTGAGATGGCCGGCATAGCGATAGTAGGCGGTGAGACTGCAATCATGCCGGATGTGGTTAAGGGTTCTATTGAGGGCAAAGGCTTTGACCTCGCAGGATTAAGCATAGGTGTAGTCGATCTAGATAAGCTTATTCTTGGAGACAAGATTCAACCAAGAGATTGTGTTATTGGGATTAGCAGTTCAGGGATACATAGTAATGGGTTAACGCTTGCGAGGAAAGTTCTGCTCGAAAGTTCGAGGTTGAGCGTCCACAGCTACGTCGAAGAGCTTGGCCACACCATTGGCGAGGAGCTGCTCAAGCCGACCTTGATATACACGAAGCCTGTCTTGGAGATGTTAAGGAGAGGGGTGGAGGTTCACGGCTTAGCACACATAACTGGAGGTGCCTTCACTAAACTAATGAGGATAGCACCTAGAGGTCTGGGTTTTAGGCTTGACAGCATGCCTGAACCTCCCCCAATATTCAAGCTAATACAGAGACTTGGAAACATCACTAGTTGGGAAATGTACAGGACGTTTAACATGGGCATAGGGTTCTGCGTTATAGTCCCAGAACACGAAGCTGAGGTTGTGACTAAGATATTTGAATCTCACGGTTTCAAAGCACAGCAGGTAGGAACTGTAGTGGACAAGCCGCATGTTGAAATAGTATCAAAAGATGAAACCTTAACGTACCACTAA
- the purE gene encoding 5-(carboxyamino)imidazole ribonucleotide mutase yields MAKPLVAVIAGSKSDEKIVEEVTSTLKELGIDYDVQYLSAHRNHPQLEEYVRKSEAKVFIAIAGMAAHLSGFIASITNKPVVGVPVSGKLQGLDALLSMVQMPRGFPVATVGIDMGSNAAILAAQILALSDEGLSSRLKQWRKEKYGWMELH; encoded by the coding sequence ATGGCTAAGCCGTTAGTAGCCGTAATAGCAGGTAGTAAGTCGGACGAGAAGATAGTTGAAGAGGTGACTTCAACCTTAAAGGAGCTTGGCATAGACTACGATGTTCAGTACTTGTCAGCTCACCGAAACCATCCCCAACTTGAGGAGTATGTTAGGAAGAGTGAAGCTAAAGTCTTCATCGCGATAGCTGGCATGGCAGCCCACCTGTCCGGCTTCATAGCTTCTATAACCAATAAGCCCGTAGTAGGAGTCCCCGTAAGCGGGAAGCTTCAAGGTTTAGACGCTCTTCTATCGATGGTTCAAATGCCGAGAGGCTTCCCCGTAGCCACAGTTGGTATAGATATGGGCTCTAACGCAGCAATCTTAGCAGCTCAAATACTTGCTCTAAGCGACGAAGGGTTATCGTCGAGATTAAAGCAGTGGAGAAAAGAGAAGTATGGATGGATGGAGCTACACTAA
- a CDS encoding magnesium transporter — MSFYKARNIVKEGVVSTAVAILISSFAGVLLEAKIESLLAVPSLLILVPSIADMSGNFGCMIGARIATALHLGVVRPKLERNSYLEKNVVAVLIVSIMSSMYLAFIASAASRLIGLAVEPLKILQVTLLAGISLAMVVTVIGVMVAFISFRYGWDPDNTTIPMVTAVGDVAGVAMLLLTASLVGLI; from the coding sequence ATGAGCTTCTACAAGGCTAGGAACATAGTTAAGGAAGGAGTGGTATCGACAGCTGTAGCGATCTTAATTAGCAGTTTTGCCGGCGTACTCCTCGAAGCTAAGATTGAGAGCTTACTAGCAGTACCTTCACTGCTCATATTGGTACCATCAATAGCCGATATGAGCGGAAACTTTGGCTGCATGATCGGAGCTAGAATTGCGACAGCCCTTCACCTGGGTGTGGTGAGGCCCAAGCTTGAGAGGAACTCATACTTAGAGAAGAATGTCGTGGCAGTACTCATAGTGTCGATAATGTCGTCGATGTACCTAGCATTCATAGCATCAGCTGCATCTCGCTTAATCGGCTTGGCTGTGGAGCCATTGAAGATACTGCAAGTCACGTTATTAGCCGGCATATCACTGGCTATGGTTGTCACGGTTATAGGTGTGATGGTCGCCTTTATATCGTTCAGGTACGGCTGGGATCCAGACAACACAACAATACCAATGGTGACGGCTGTAGGTGACGTTGCTGGAGTGGCAATGCTCCTTCTAACCGCTTCGCTAGTAGGACTCATATAA
- the purD gene encoding phosphoribosylamine--glycine ligase, whose amino-acid sequence MVKVLVIGDASREHAITDAFFRSVHEPRIYAAMSRRNPGITRLSKQSGGDIAIGDINNPEFIVKVAKDFNVDFAFVGPEEPLFHGVADALEELGIPCVGAKRQMALVEMSKAFMRRLMWKYKVPGRLRFKAFKSLETAVAYVNEYAESVAIKPARQAGGKGVKVIADLQVYLSKEKREVKKEHVKAVYEKHMAVYDDIDDKVLIEERVEGPEYTLQVFTDGRHVLPLPAVQDNKNAYEMDIGPETGGMGSISGPGWLLPFLTEEEYRRSVEIIQGVIDALWKETGVRYKGVISGQMMLTALWGPTIIEFYSRFGDPEACNVLPYMEADIVEISEAIIDERLNTIKISFPDIATVVKAVAPKGYPDYRDLAKGHPVRIDEETIRRKGCKVYYGSLDERPDGVVVTAGSRIAEIVAAAPTIPEASNIVEGCIQYVGLLDGWGTFHRSDIGSEVLLRKRIEQAQLIREIYRYRASRGLIGKTIDWIPGKGKIEYEF is encoded by the coding sequence ATGGTCAAGGTGTTAGTGATAGGTGATGCATCTCGAGAGCACGCAATAACTGACGCCTTCTTTAGAAGCGTTCATGAACCAAGGATCTATGCTGCGATGTCTAGGAGGAACCCGGGCATAACAAGGCTCTCTAAGCAGAGTGGGGGGGATATAGCGATAGGCGACATTAACAATCCTGAATTTATCGTTAAAGTCGCTAAGGACTTTAACGTCGATTTTGCATTTGTAGGACCTGAGGAGCCTCTCTTCCATGGAGTAGCAGATGCGCTAGAGGAGCTAGGAATACCATGTGTTGGTGCCAAGAGGCAAATGGCCCTCGTTGAGATGTCTAAGGCATTCATGAGGAGGCTCATGTGGAAGTACAAGGTGCCTGGGAGACTAAGGTTTAAAGCGTTTAAGTCGCTTGAGACCGCTGTAGCTTACGTCAATGAGTATGCAGAGAGCGTAGCAATAAAGCCGGCTAGGCAGGCTGGGGGTAAGGGGGTCAAGGTGATAGCTGACCTACAAGTCTACTTGAGTAAAGAGAAACGTGAAGTTAAAAAGGAGCACGTAAAAGCCGTCTACGAGAAGCACATGGCCGTCTACGACGACATAGACGATAAGGTCTTAATAGAGGAGAGGGTTGAGGGCCCCGAGTATACGCTTCAAGTTTTTACCGATGGCAGGCATGTGCTACCGCTACCAGCAGTTCAAGACAATAAGAATGCCTATGAAATGGACATAGGCCCTGAGACTGGTGGTATGGGCTCAATATCTGGACCTGGCTGGCTACTACCATTCTTAACCGAAGAGGAGTATAGACGATCGGTTGAGATCATACAGGGAGTCATTGATGCTCTATGGAAGGAAACAGGGGTTAGGTACAAGGGGGTAATATCGGGGCAGATGATGCTAACTGCTCTATGGGGACCTACAATAATAGAGTTTTATAGTCGATTTGGAGATCCAGAGGCATGCAACGTCCTCCCATACATGGAGGCAGACATAGTTGAGATTTCAGAGGCTATAATAGATGAGAGGCTTAACACCATTAAGATCAGCTTCCCCGACATTGCAACCGTAGTGAAGGCAGTCGCGCCGAAAGGATATCCAGACTATAGGGACTTAGCTAAGGGTCACCCTGTACGCATAGATGAAGAGACCATTAGGAGAAAAGGTTGTAAGGTGTACTATGGATCGCTAGATGAGAGACCTGATGGCGTTGTGGTTACAGCAGGCTCAAGAATAGCGGAGATAGTTGCCGCAGCACCAACAATACCAGAGGCCAGTAACATCGTTGAAGGCTGCATACAATACGTGGGGCTCTTAGATGGATGGGGCACCTTCCATAGAAGTGATATAGGCTCTGAAGTCCTACTAAGGAAGAGGATAGAGCAAGCTCAATTAATAAGGGAGATATATCGCTACAGAGCGAGTAGGGGGCTCATAGGTAAGACAATAGACTGGATACCCGGAAAGGGCAAAATAGAATATGAATTTTAG
- a CDS encoding potassium channel protein, producing the protein MEEPRSVRELLIEIKNITERIVDLAFSSLMFNLEDVAREVLRLEERIDDLLYMLFIRILMASETARDAERLAPILAIASAMENIANAAGDLAAVFLKGFKLHPVVYESLKEVEERVVSIKIKKSSKLAGKRISDISEELGVAVVPLVICRSNRRMINPPEDFILEPGDALIVKTVKKGVEELRNAVGE; encoded by the coding sequence TTGGAGGAACCACGTTCAGTTCGTGAACTATTGATTGAGATAAAGAACATAACGGAGAGGATAGTGGACTTAGCCTTTTCATCACTAATGTTTAACCTTGAAGACGTAGCTCGCGAAGTTTTGAGGCTTGAAGAGCGCATAGATGACCTCCTATACATGCTCTTCATAAGGATATTGATGGCCTCTGAGACAGCTCGTGATGCTGAAAGGTTGGCCCCCATACTCGCTATAGCATCGGCTATGGAGAACATAGCTAATGCTGCAGGTGACTTAGCAGCAGTATTCCTCAAGGGCTTTAAACTTCACCCGGTAGTATACGAGTCCCTTAAGGAAGTCGAGGAGAGGGTTGTCTCGATCAAGATTAAGAAGAGCTCAAAGCTTGCAGGTAAGAGGATATCGGATATAAGCGAAGAGCTAGGCGTGGCTGTAGTGCCATTAGTCATATGCAGGAGCAATAGGCGAATGATAAACCCACCAGAAGACTTCATCTTAGAGCCTGGTGATGCTCTAATAGTGAAGACCGTGAAGAAGGGTGTTGAGGAGTTAAGGAACGCGGTGGGTGAATAG
- a CDS encoding homocitrate synthase family protein has translation MEYREMSVSYYNFLPEVRGLMWLPKDIIIHDTTLREGEQTAGVVYRPEDKLEIARLLDEVGIQQIEAGFPAASKGEREALKMIVKAGLNAKIFGFARAVKSDIDAVADVGAYGVVLSFPPSDIHLKYKLKIDREEYYARAIELVGYAKSRGLYITFSAEDSTRTELNFLIKVFNGVIEAGCDRLRVVDTLGCIHPTAMKFLIRNVITSLKKKVPIEVHCHDDHGLAVANTLAAVEAGAEVLSTSVLGIGERCGLAPTEEVIVALKNLYGIGNFKTEKLYKLCKEVERITKIIMPPHKPVVGINAFAHASGIHQHAVLENPVCYEPYPPDMVGQTRRIVIGKLSGRHAIKAKLAEIGINATEDEVSKILDVVKSISEERRSPLSDQEFIEIVNTVKGRNQQH, from the coding sequence ATGGAGTATAGAGAGATGTCCGTAAGCTACTATAACTTCCTCCCTGAAGTTAGGGGCCTCATGTGGTTACCAAAGGACATAATAATCCACGACACGACTCTCAGGGAGGGCGAGCAGACAGCAGGAGTTGTTTATAGACCTGAAGATAAGCTCGAAATAGCGAGGTTACTAGATGAAGTCGGTATACAACAAATCGAAGCTGGCTTCCCAGCTGCATCTAAGGGTGAAAGGGAAGCACTTAAAATGATAGTTAAGGCGGGGCTCAACGCAAAGATATTTGGTTTTGCTCGAGCTGTTAAATCTGACATTGATGCAGTAGCTGATGTGGGGGCTTACGGTGTAGTCTTGTCTTTCCCGCCATCAGACATACACTTAAAATACAAATTAAAAATAGATCGGGAAGAGTATTACGCGAGGGCCATAGAGCTTGTTGGGTACGCAAAGAGTCGAGGGCTTTACATAACATTTAGCGCCGAGGATTCCACGAGAACAGAATTAAACTTCCTGATCAAGGTGTTTAATGGAGTAATTGAAGCTGGCTGTGATAGGTTAAGGGTAGTCGACACGCTCGGCTGCATACACCCGACAGCCATGAAGTTCTTGATAAGGAACGTGATAACATCACTTAAAAAGAAGGTTCCAATAGAGGTTCACTGCCACGACGATCATGGCTTGGCAGTCGCAAATACACTTGCAGCTGTCGAGGCTGGAGCTGAAGTGCTATCAACATCAGTTCTAGGGATAGGTGAGAGGTGTGGTTTAGCGCCAACGGAAGAGGTCATAGTTGCCCTTAAGAACCTCTATGGCATTGGGAACTTTAAGACTGAGAAGCTGTATAAGCTATGTAAAGAGGTTGAGAGGATAACGAAGATAATCATGCCACCACACAAGCCTGTAGTAGGCATTAATGCTTTTGCACATGCAAGTGGCATACACCAGCACGCAGTACTTGAGAATCCAGTATGCTATGAGCCCTATCCTCCAGACATGGTTGGTCAAACGAGAAGGATAGTCATAGGAAAGTTATCTGGTAGGCACGCGATAAAAGCAAAGTTAGCGGAGATTGGGATTAATGCCACTGAAGATGAGGTCTCAAAAATCCTCGACGTTGTGAAGTCCATAAGCGAGGAGAGGCGATCCCCGCTAAGTGATCAAGAGTTCATTGAGATAGTGAACACCGTGAAGGGAAGGAATCAGCAGCATTAA
- a CDS encoding magnesium transporter has translation MMKSTIRQGFMAQVVSLTLGTLAGIGLAFMRGSLEELPGMLIMVPAFLEMRGNIGGTLASRLGTALHMGIMEPRLKLSQDLIQNIVGTFILNIIMSLFIGILAHFMCLIFSFKSAGLLALTLIALIAGMISNIIITAVTIIATIKIYQRGLDPDIVMGTFITTLGDVVSIPCLFLSALIVMYLGV, from the coding sequence ATGATGAAGAGCACTATACGGCAAGGATTTATGGCCCAAGTAGTTTCATTGACATTGGGTACGCTTGCTGGCATAGGCCTAGCATTCATGAGAGGTTCTCTCGAGGAGCTTCCCGGGATGTTGATAATGGTGCCCGCTTTCTTAGAGATGAGAGGCAACATAGGGGGAACCCTCGCATCTAGACTTGGAACAGCGCTTCACATGGGCATCATGGAGCCGAGGCTCAAGCTTTCTCAAGATCTAATTCAGAACATTGTCGGGACTTTCATACTCAACATAATAATGTCACTGTTCATTGGTATTCTTGCTCACTTTATGTGCTTAATTTTTAGCTTTAAATCCGCTGGGCTACTAGCATTGACCCTAATAGCATTAATAGCTGGGATGATCTCAAATATCATTATAACTGCAGTCACGATAATAGCCACCATAAAGATATATCAAAGAGGGCTTGATCCCGACATAGTCATGGGGACGTTCATAACGACACTAGGCGATGTTGTCAGTATACCCTGCTTGTTCTTATCAGCATTAATAGTGATGTACTTGGGGGTGTAG
- a CDS encoding potassium channel protein produces the protein MSRDLLSDIRNMLIELKNVAEFMVDLAYTAILTNSKELAEEVERLEEYVDDLHTRYEMAVLELSKQSERPAEFLGTLRVGLVVEALADAALEMVQPVLRGDEPHEILTVVLSEAEEAIGRVRIEDESSLIGKSSLELKDEGLPVAIVAIRRGTNWILHPGEGVKLHAGDILVVKGRDEDLKKLRALARGTFEEE, from the coding sequence TTGAGTAGAGACCTGCTTTCAGATATAAGAAACATGCTCATTGAGCTCAAGAACGTGGCTGAATTCATGGTCGATCTCGCCTACACAGCCATATTAACTAACAGTAAGGAACTTGCAGAGGAGGTTGAGCGATTAGAAGAGTACGTAGACGATCTTCATACGCGATATGAAATGGCTGTGCTAGAGCTGTCAAAGCAGAGCGAGAGACCAGCAGAATTCTTGGGAACTTTAAGGGTAGGTCTCGTGGTTGAAGCCCTAGCTGATGCAGCATTGGAGATGGTTCAGCCAGTACTTAGAGGTGATGAACCGCACGAGATACTTACAGTAGTGCTCAGTGAGGCGGAGGAAGCCATAGGTAGAGTTAGGATTGAGGATGAGTCCTCACTAATCGGTAAGAGCTCACTGGAACTTAAGGATGAGGGACTACCAGTAGCGATAGTAGCCATAAGGAGAGGGACAAACTGGATACTACACCCAGGAGAGGGTGTTAAGCTCCACGCTGGAGATATACTCGTGGTTAAGGGGAGGGACGAAGACCTTAAGAAGCTAAGAGCTCTAGCGCGGGGCACATTTGAAGAGGAATAG
- a CDS encoding phosphoribosylglycinamide formyltransferase 2 — MQLRNEIGTPLLEGATRILLLGAGELGKEIAIEAQRLGVEVVTVDRYDMPPASHVAHRHYTVNMLDGRALKTIIRREKPDAVIPEIEAIDTDALIELEEEGFFIVPNAKAVKITMDRTLLRKLAAEEAGVPTSRYMFAENLEELKDCCERIGYPCLVKAQMSSGGLGSTIVTGRDMVKVAYERALREARGLSRRLIVEQLIDFDVEVTVLTLAHVGVDGKLCVTPLEPIGHVRSTGHYHVSWQPLFDIDPSTGYTKSSFEGYGGPMHLMEDPPQDKLRWRSHWNGKRIDEGMARTVKSILHDIAKRVVTKLLETKEGLRGLGIFGCEIFVKLGDEGAKPQAFFNEVSPRPHDTGMVTLVTQDQSEMALHVRAVLGLPIPEVKVLTCGASHVVLAKVGGSWAPRYGGVGEALKIPGVQLRLFGKPVTYVDRRMGVTLAIADSVNEARSKAMRAAHIVEGMIVYG, encoded by the coding sequence TTGCAGCTTAGAAATGAAATTGGAACACCTCTCCTTGAAGGAGCTACTAGAATATTGCTTCTAGGCGCAGGCGAGTTAGGCAAGGAGATAGCAATAGAGGCTCAGAGACTTGGCGTCGAAGTCGTAACCGTCGATAGGTACGACATGCCCCCTGCCAGCCACGTGGCTCATAGACACTACACCGTTAACATGCTTGATGGCAGGGCCCTCAAAACCATAATTAGGAGGGAGAAGCCTGACGCAGTAATACCAGAGATAGAAGCTATAGATACTGACGCTTTGATAGAACTTGAGGAGGAGGGCTTCTTCATAGTTCCCAACGCTAAGGCCGTTAAGATAACCATGGATAGGACGCTCCTAAGAAAACTTGCAGCTGAGGAGGCCGGCGTCCCCACATCAAGGTACATGTTCGCCGAGAACTTAGAGGAGCTTAAGGATTGCTGTGAGAGGATAGGCTATCCTTGTCTAGTGAAGGCTCAGATGAGCAGTGGAGGCTTAGGCTCAACTATTGTGACGGGCAGGGACATGGTCAAAGTCGCCTATGAGAGAGCGTTGAGAGAGGCAAGAGGCCTCAGCAGACGGCTCATTGTCGAGCAGCTAATAGACTTTGATGTCGAGGTGACAGTTCTCACATTGGCCCACGTGGGGGTTGACGGCAAGCTTTGCGTGACTCCTCTTGAGCCCATCGGTCATGTAAGGTCCACAGGCCACTATCACGTCAGCTGGCAGCCCCTCTTCGACATAGATCCAAGCACTGGGTACACAAAATCTTCATTTGAAGGTTATGGAGGCCCAATGCACTTAATGGAGGATCCACCCCAAGACAAACTCAGGTGGAGATCTCATTGGAATGGTAAGAGGATTGACGAGGGTATGGCTAGGACAGTAAAGAGCATTCTTCATGACATAGCTAAGAGGGTGGTTACAAAGCTCCTTGAAACCAAGGAAGGATTAAGGGGTCTAGGGATTTTCGGCTGTGAAATATTTGTGAAGCTAGGTGATGAAGGGGCCAAGCCTCAAGCCTTCTTCAACGAGGTCTCACCTAGACCTCACGACACCGGCATGGTAACCCTAGTGACGCAAGACCAGTCAGAAATGGCACTACACGTAAGGGCTGTGCTCGGCCTACCAATACCCGAGGTCAAGGTCTTAACTTGTGGTGCCAGCCACGTAGTACTAGCCAAGGTAGGTGGCTCTTGGGCTCCACGCTATGGAGGGGTTGGTGAGGCGCTCAAGATACCAGGTGTCCAGTTAAGGTTATTTGGCAAGCCCGTTACCTATGTTGATAGGAGGATGGGGGTGACCCTAGCCATAGCCGACTCTGTTAATGAAGCCAGGTCGAAGGCTATGAGAGCAGCACACATAGTTGAGGGGATGATTGTCTATGGCTAA